A genomic region of Miscanthus floridulus cultivar M001 chromosome 3, ASM1932011v1, whole genome shotgun sequence contains the following coding sequences:
- the LOC136544741 gene encoding disease resistance protein Pik-2-like, whose protein sequence is MEGAAAAQAFLSNAGRLLSKEYQHLRGVGGQVAELRDELDAMNALLVMQSEADDGAVDRFLQVCMKQLREVAYDAEDCIDLYTLRIESRLTDGVRAWLGRLLGTLRSRRRLACEIGALRARAVAISERQARFGINRDALRRFAPLLPAVLVSAASSSNTDDRRRLVGIEDQANALAARLNAPVGEEAAARMAVFSIVGFGGLGKTTLAMEVCRRLEAEFPWQAMVSVSQAFEPSRDLKALLSDLLRQVVKPKTADDRGIKEEAALGAIDGLDDNGLAKRLEEVLTNKRYLIVIDDVWTVRAWEVIESKLLENNKGGRIIVTTRIDTVANACSPDSINSHCKYIHKMEPLKLEDSKKLFVSRVFGSMDVSYPKEFEDVMGDILKKCGGLPLAIVSIASVLVGYKSPGSKDKWDRVCKSLGSQMESHPTLEGMKHIVTVSYNHLPYELKGCMMYFSIFPEDYVIRKDRLLNRWMAEGLVHEKRGLTLWEVAESYLDKLLSKNMIEEAGHLEGLAWKQQTYRMHDMLHEVMVSKSLEANFLSLHGGQHKGMSCGKICRLSIHTDIDGAKRNDVDYGGENDYLDMQHVRSLSMFHLRGQHKLLKNLGSFVLLRVLDLEDCEGVTNKHVRYACNLYLLRFLSLRGTNITKVPWQIENLEQLQTLDLDYTFLTELPETITKLEKLEHIRFSNRDDFWGTMWTIPRGISKMKALRVLRRVTLGNDDSDAAQEVGELEHLQVFVVSLDDRKAIVDEDVLRNLALSLSKMCSLRWLWIGHRRSDDNNSKQKQVLNFLHHLPAPPRLLQTLWITGDVDGLPGWIGSLTHLVTFTILDTTLAGDQLFGILCKLPNLKSMYVTWTHHVRA, encoded by the exons ATGGAGGGCGCGGCAGCGGCACAGGCTTTTCTGAGCAACGCCGGGCGCCTGCTGAGCAAGGAGTACCAGCACCTCCGCGGCGTCGGCGGCCAGGTAGCCGAGCTACGGGACGAGCTGGACGCCATGAACGCGCTCCTCGTCATGCAGTCCGAGGCGGACGACGGCGCCGTGGACCGCTTCCTGCAGGTGTGCATGAAGCAGCTGCGCGAGGTCGCCTACGACGCCGAGGACTGCATCGACCTCTACACCCTGCGCATCGAGTCCCGCCTCACCGACGGCGTGCGCGCCTGGCTGGGACGCCTGCTCGGGACGCTCCGGTCTCGCCGCCGCCTCGCATGCGAGATCGGCGCCCTCCGCGCCCGCGCCGTCGCCATCAGCGAGCGCCAGGCGCGGTTCGGCATCAACCGGGACGCGCTGCGCCGGTTCGCTCCTCTGCTACCTGCGGTCCTCGTATCGGCGGCTTCATCGTCCAACACCGACGACCGCCGCCGGCTGGTCGGCATCGAGGATCAGGCTAACGCCCTGGCTGCACGGCTGAACGCGCCGGTTGGCGAAGAGGCCGCCGCGCGCATGGCCGTCTTCTCCATCGTGGGGTTCGGAGGCCTCGGCAAGACGACGCTGGCCATGGAGGTGTGCCGGCGGCTGGAAGCGGAGTTCCCGTGGCAGGCGATGGTGTCCGTGTCCCAGGCGTTCGAGCCGAGCAGAGACCTCAAGGCGTTGCTCAGCGACCTTCTTCGGCAGGTCGTGAAGCCCAAAACGGCTGACGACAGGGGAATCAAGGAAGAGGCTGCACTGGGTGCAATTGACGGCCTGGATGACAACGGGCTTGCCAAAAGACTCGAGGAGGTTCTCACCAACAAGAG GTACCTTATAGTGATTGATGATGTTTGGACTGTACGAGCATGGGAGGTAATCGAATCCAAGTTGCTAGAGAACAACAAGGGCGGTAGAATCATCGTGACCACTCGGATAGATACAGTGGCCAATGCATGCAGCCCTGATAGTATTAATAGCCACTGCAAGTACATTCACAAGATGGAACCCCTCAAGCTTGAAGATTCGAAGAAGTTGTTTGTTAGCAGAGTGTTTGGATCCATGGATGTCTCTTACCCCAAAGAATTTGAAGATGTAATGGGCGACATCTTGAAAAAATGTGGTGGACTGCCGTTGGCCATTGTCAGCATCGCTAGTGTTTTGGTTGGGTACAAATCACCTGGAAGCAAAGACAAGTGGGATAGAGTCTGCAAATCACTTGGTTCACAGATGGAGAGCCACCCTACCCTTGAGGGGATGAAGCATATAGTCACGGTTAGCTACAATCACCTCCCGTATGAACTCAAGGGTTGCATGATGTACTTTAGCATTTTTCCAGAGGACTACGTAATTAGAAAGGACCGACTGCTGAACAGATGGATGGCAGAAGGATTAGTTCATGAGAAGCGGGGACTGACCCTGTGGGAGGTTGCAGAATCCTACCTGGATAAACTCTTGAGCAAGAACATGATTGAAGAGGCAGGCCATTTGGAGGGTCTTGCATGGAAGCAGCAGACATACCGAATGCATGACATGCTTCATGAGGTCATGGTGTCCAAGTCCCTGGAGGCTAACTTTCTCAGCCTGCACGGAGGGCAGCACAAGGGGATGTCATGTGGCAAGATCTGTCGCCTCTCCATCCATACTGACATAGATGGTGCAAAGAGAAATGATGTGGACTATGGAGGCGAGAATGATTATTTGGATATGCAGCATGTTCGATCACTGAGCATGTTCCACCTCCGTGGGCAGCACAAGCTCCTGAAAAATCTTGGTAGCTTCGTCCTCTTGAGGGTGCTTGACCTAGAAGATTGCGAGGGAGTAACAAACAAGCACGTGAGGTACGCCTGCAATCTGTACCTACTCCGGTTCCTAAGCTTGAGGGGCACAAACATTACAAAGGTGCCTTGGCAAATCGAGAACCTAGAGCAGCTACAGACGCTCGATTTGGACTACACGTTCCTCACTGAGCTACCGGAGACCATCACAAAGCTGGAGAAACTTGAGCACATACGATTCTCCAATAGGGATGATTTTTGGGGTACAATGTGGACTATACCCCGGGGAATCAGCAAGATGAAGGCCCTACGCGTGTTGCGTAGAGTAACTCTTGGGAACGATGACTCCGATGCTGCCCAAGAGGTGGGTGAACTGGAGCACCTGCAAGTGTTTGTCGTGTCTCTTGATGACCGCAAGGCCATTGTAGATGAGGATGTTCTAAGAAACCTTGCTCTGTCCCTAAGCAAGATGTGCTCCCTCCGGTGGCTCTGGATAGGGCACCGGAGAAGCGACGACAACAACAGCAAGCAAAAGCAGGTGCTGAACTTTCTCCACCACCTGCCCGCGCCACCACGGCTCCTTCAGACCCTCTGGATCACAGGTGACGTCGATGGGCTGCCGGGCTGGATCGGCTCACTAACTCATCTTGTTACTTTCACCATCTTGGATACAACCCTTGCTGGTGACCAGCTCTTCGGCATCCTGTGTAAGCTGCCCAACCTGAAGAGCATGTACGTGACGTGGACACACCATGTACGGGCGTGA